From Cellulomonas oligotrophica, a single genomic window includes:
- a CDS encoding DsbA family oxidoreductase has translation MTTLTSPTFAAPPRTVTVEIWSDVACPWCYIGKRRFATALAGFEHRAHVEVVWRSYQLSPGTPAGPGRPEIDALVEMKGLPRDQVEQMFAHVTDVAAGDGLRYDFARTLAFNTFDAHRLLHLAARVGGAALAEATTEALFSAHFEQGVDLGAEGALVAIAAGAGFGSHGWDDAQVADALASDAEADAVRADLRTARELGVTGVPFFVVDRRYAVSGAQPAEVLARLLDAGWREANPLVPAAGADACTDDGC, from the coding sequence GTGACCACGCTCACCTCCCCCACGTTCGCCGCCCCGCCGCGCACCGTCACCGTCGAGATCTGGTCCGACGTCGCGTGCCCGTGGTGCTACATCGGCAAGCGCCGCTTCGCCACGGCCCTGGCCGGGTTCGAGCACCGCGCCCACGTCGAGGTCGTCTGGCGCTCGTACCAGCTGTCCCCCGGCACACCCGCCGGGCCCGGACGCCCCGAGATCGACGCGCTCGTCGAGATGAAGGGCCTGCCGCGCGACCAGGTCGAGCAGATGTTCGCGCACGTGACCGACGTCGCCGCCGGCGACGGGCTCCGGTACGACTTCGCCCGCACGCTCGCGTTCAACACCTTCGACGCGCACCGTCTGCTGCACCTGGCCGCGCGCGTCGGCGGCGCCGCGCTCGCCGAGGCGACGACGGAGGCGCTGTTCTCCGCGCACTTCGAGCAGGGCGTCGACCTGGGCGCCGAGGGGGCCCTCGTGGCGATCGCCGCCGGGGCCGGGTTCGGGTCGCACGGCTGGGACGACGCGCAGGTCGCCGACGCGCTCGCGTCCGACGCCGAGGCCGACGCCGTGCGCGCCGACCTGCGCACCGCGCGCGAGCTCGGCGTCACGGGTGTGCCGTTCTTCGTCGTCGACCGCCGCTACGCCGTCTCGGGCGCTCAGCCCGCCGAGGTCCTCGCCCGGCTCCTCGACGCGGGCTGGCGCGAGGCCAACCCCCTCGTCCCGGCCGCGGGCGCCGACGCCTGCACCGACGACGGCTGCTGA
- a CDS encoding quinone oxidoreductase family protein, with product MRAVTAARPGGPEVLRVVDVPEPEPAPGQVVVRVAAAGVNFIDTYRRSGTYRMPFPHVVGSEGAGRVVAVGAGVTSAAVGDRVAWASAPGSCAELVAVAADDLIAVPDAVDDRTAAALPLQGLTAHYLATSTFPLAPGHDVLLHAAAGGVGLLLTQLAAARGARVVATVGSAAKEELARAAGAADVVRYRELDDLGTQLPERVRALTGGRGVDVVYDGVGRDTFDASLASLARRGTLVLFGASSGPVPPVDLQRLNTGGSLFVTRPTLADHTATCAELDQRARELLDAVVSGALHVRVGATYPLADAAEAHRALESRSTTGKVLLLP from the coding sequence GTGCGAGCCGTCACCGCCGCCCGCCCCGGCGGGCCCGAGGTCCTCCGGGTCGTCGACGTGCCCGAGCCCGAGCCCGCACCCGGGCAGGTCGTCGTGCGCGTCGCCGCGGCGGGCGTCAACTTCATCGACACCTACCGGCGCAGCGGCACCTACCGTATGCCGTTCCCCCACGTCGTGGGCTCGGAGGGCGCCGGCCGCGTCGTCGCCGTCGGGGCCGGCGTCACGAGCGCCGCCGTCGGGGACCGCGTCGCGTGGGCGTCCGCACCGGGCTCGTGCGCCGAGCTCGTCGCCGTGGCCGCCGACGACCTGATCGCCGTGCCCGACGCCGTCGACGACCGCACCGCCGCCGCCCTGCCGCTGCAGGGCCTGACCGCGCACTACCTCGCGACGTCGACCTTCCCGCTCGCGCCCGGGCACGACGTGCTGCTGCACGCCGCGGCCGGCGGCGTCGGGCTGCTGCTCACGCAGCTGGCCGCCGCCCGCGGCGCGCGCGTCGTCGCCACCGTCGGGTCCGCCGCCAAGGAGGAGCTCGCGCGCGCCGCCGGGGCCGCCGACGTCGTGCGGTACCGCGAGCTCGACGACCTGGGCACCCAGCTGCCCGAGCGCGTGCGCGCGCTCACCGGCGGACGCGGCGTCGACGTCGTGTACGACGGGGTCGGCCGGGACACCTTCGACGCCTCGCTCGCCTCGCTGGCCCGCCGCGGCACGCTCGTGCTGTTCGGCGCGTCCTCCGGTCCCGTCCCGCCGGTGGACCTGCAGCGCCTCAACACCGGCGGCTCGCTGTTCGTGACCCGCCCCACCCTCGCCGACCACACCGCCACGTGCGCCGAGCTGGACCAGCGGGCCCGCGAGCTGCTCGACGCCGTCGTCTCCGGGGCTCTGCACGTGCGCGTCGGCGCGACGTACCCCCTGGCCGACGCGGCCGAAGCCCACCGCGCGCTCGAGTCGCGCAGCACCACCGGAAAGGTCCTCCTCCTCCCGTGA
- the argC gene encoding N-acetyl-gamma-glutamyl-phosphate reductase yields MTFSVAVAGASGYAGGEVLRLLLDHPQARIGTLTAHSSAGTPLGAHHPHLLDLADRVLEPTTAQALAGHDVVVLALPHGASGRVAAELEALGEDPVVLDLGADHRLVDAADWEAYYGSPHAGTWTYGLPELAVGAGGGRQRERLAGARRIAVPGCNVTAVTLGLQPGVAAGLLDTTDLVAVLAVGYSGAGKALKPHLLASEALGAAVPYAVGGTHRHVPEIAQNLRSAGASEVRTSFTPVLVPLSRGILATATARLAPDVDPAVLRETWTAAYADEPFVHVLPEGAWPTTASTAGANTALVQVAYDARARRVVTVTAIDNLVKGTAGGAVQSLNLALGLPETLGLPRNGVAP; encoded by the coding sequence ATGACGTTCAGCGTGGCGGTCGCCGGGGCCAGCGGGTACGCCGGTGGTGAGGTCCTGCGGCTCCTGCTCGACCACCCGCAGGCCCGCATCGGCACCCTCACCGCGCACTCGAGCGCCGGCACGCCGCTGGGTGCCCACCACCCCCACCTGCTCGACCTGGCCGACCGGGTCCTGGAGCCGACGACCGCGCAGGCGCTCGCGGGGCACGACGTGGTCGTCCTGGCGCTGCCGCACGGTGCGAGCGGGCGGGTCGCGGCCGAGCTCGAGGCGCTCGGCGAGGACCCGGTGGTCCTGGACCTCGGTGCCGACCACCGGCTGGTCGACGCCGCCGACTGGGAGGCGTACTACGGCAGCCCGCACGCGGGCACCTGGACGTACGGGCTGCCCGAGCTCGCGGTCGGTGCGGGCGGCGGCCGCCAGCGCGAGCGGCTCGCCGGCGCGCGGCGGATCGCGGTCCCCGGGTGCAACGTCACGGCCGTGACGCTCGGCCTGCAGCCCGGCGTCGCCGCGGGCCTGCTCGACACGACCGACCTCGTGGCCGTCCTCGCGGTCGGGTACTCCGGGGCCGGCAAGGCGCTCAAGCCGCACCTGCTCGCGTCCGAGGCCCTCGGCGCGGCGGTCCCGTACGCGGTCGGCGGCACCCACCGGCACGTGCCCGAGATCGCCCAGAACCTGCGCAGCGCGGGTGCGTCGGAGGTCCGCACGTCCTTCACGCCGGTCCTGGTGCCGCTCTCCCGCGGCATCCTCGCGACCGCCACCGCACGGCTCGCCCCGGACGTCGACCCCGCGGTGCTGCGCGAGACGTGGACCGCCGCCTACGCCGACGAGCCGTTCGTGCACGTGCTGCCCGAGGGTGCCTGGCCCACCACGGCGTCCACCGCGGGTGCCAACACCGCGCTCGTCCAGGTCGCGTACGACGCCCGCGCCCGCCGCGTGGTCACCGTCACCGCGATCGACAACCTGGTCAAGGGCACCGCCGGCGGCGCCGTGCAGTCCCTCAACCTCGCCCTCGGCCTGCCGGAGACCCTCGGCCTCCCCCGGAACGGAGTCGCCCCGTGA
- the argJ gene encoding bifunctional glutamate N-acetyltransferase/amino-acid acetyltransferase ArgJ, with amino-acid sequence MTDHLGPALDGTSPGTSPGVTAAAGFRAAGVTAGLKASGSPDLALVVNDGPRQVGAAVFTTNRVVGAPVTWSRQVVRDGVVAAVVLNSGGANVATGPRGFQDAHATAEKVAAGLGVSAGDVVVCSTGLIGVPLASERLFAGIGPAVEALTDGAGPDAATAIMTTDSVPKTAHVRVETADGSFVVGGMAKGAGMLAPAMATMLSVVTTDADVDAATADAALRAATAVTFDRVDSDGCMSTSDTVTLLASGASGVAPAADVFADAVLRVCASLARQLVADAEGASHDIAVHVQGATTQDAAVAVARAVTRSNLFKAAMFGNDPNWGRIIAQVGTVPEHVAPYDPAALDVTINGLQICRAGGAHEDPAQLDLAAAREVHVVVDLHAGDAAATVWTNDLTHDYVHENSAYST; translated from the coding sequence GTGACCGACCACCTCGGCCCCGCCCTCGACGGCACGTCCCCCGGCACGTCGCCGGGGGTGACGGCCGCCGCCGGCTTCCGCGCGGCCGGCGTCACCGCCGGTCTGAAGGCCTCCGGCTCGCCCGACCTCGCGCTCGTCGTCAACGACGGTCCCCGCCAGGTCGGTGCCGCGGTGTTCACCACCAACCGCGTGGTCGGCGCACCGGTCACCTGGTCCCGGCAGGTCGTGCGCGACGGCGTCGTGGCCGCCGTCGTCCTCAACTCCGGCGGGGCGAACGTCGCCACCGGCCCGCGCGGCTTCCAGGACGCCCACGCCACGGCCGAGAAGGTCGCGGCCGGGCTCGGCGTCTCGGCCGGCGACGTCGTCGTGTGCTCGACCGGCCTCATCGGTGTCCCGCTCGCCAGCGAGCGGCTCTTCGCCGGCATCGGCCCCGCCGTCGAGGCGCTCACCGACGGTGCCGGGCCCGACGCCGCGACCGCCATCATGACCACGGACAGCGTGCCGAAGACGGCGCACGTGCGCGTCGAGACCGCAGACGGGTCGTTCGTCGTGGGCGGCATGGCCAAGGGTGCGGGCATGCTCGCCCCGGCGATGGCCACGATGCTCAGCGTCGTCACGACCGACGCCGACGTCGACGCCGCCACCGCGGACGCCGCGCTGCGGGCCGCCACGGCCGTCACGTTCGACCGCGTCGACTCCGACGGCTGCATGTCGACGTCCGACACGGTGACCCTCCTGGCGTCCGGCGCGAGCGGCGTCGCGCCTGCCGCGGACGTCTTCGCCGACGCGGTCCTGCGCGTCTGCGCGTCGCTCGCCCGCCAGCTCGTCGCCGACGCCGAGGGCGCGTCGCACGACATCGCGGTGCACGTGCAGGGTGCGACCACGCAGGACGCGGCGGTCGCCGTCGCCCGCGCGGTGACCCGGTCCAACCTGTTCAAGGCCGCGATGTTCGGCAACGACCCCAACTGGGGCCGGATCATCGCCCAGGTCGGCACCGTCCCGGAGCACGTCGCGCCGTACGACCCCGCCGCGCTCGACGTCACGATCAACGGCCTGCAGATCTGCCGCGCGGGCGGTGCGCACGAGGACCCGGCGCAGCTCGACCTGGCCGCGGCCCGCGAGGTGCACGTCGTCGTCGACCTGCACGCCGGCGACGCGGCGGCCACCGTCTGGACCAACGACCTCACGCACGACTACGTCCACGAGAACAGCGCGTACTCCACATGA
- the argB gene encoding acetylglutamate kinase, with protein MSEPDPTTAAVRDDFVFDTRTDLRPDQKAEVLVEALPWLQKFSGALVVVKYGGNAMIDDDLKRAFAEDMVFLRQVGLRPVVVHGGGPQINAMLDRLDIASEFRGGLRVTTPEAMDVVRMVLTGQVSRELVGLLNAHGPHAVGLSGEDGGLFQARRRSAVVDGQEVDVGLVGDVVHVNPGAVLDLLDSRRIPVVSTVAPDVDDPTQVLNVNADTAAAALAVALGARKLIVLTDVEGLYTDWPDRSSLVRRIRASTLAELLPRLDAGMRPKMEACWRAVEGGVPRAHVIDGRAPHSVLVEVFTSDGIGTMVLPDVEPADAPFTTPVPAVAPRPAPGA; from the coding sequence ATGAGCGAGCCCGACCCGACGACCGCCGCGGTGCGCGACGACTTCGTCTTCGACACCCGCACCGACCTGCGCCCCGACCAGAAGGCCGAGGTGCTCGTCGAGGCGCTGCCCTGGCTGCAGAAGTTCTCCGGCGCGCTCGTCGTCGTCAAGTACGGCGGCAACGCCATGATCGACGACGACCTCAAGCGGGCCTTCGCCGAGGACATGGTGTTCCTGCGCCAGGTCGGCCTGCGCCCGGTCGTCGTGCACGGCGGCGGCCCGCAGATCAACGCGATGCTCGACCGCCTCGACATCGCCAGCGAGTTCCGCGGCGGGCTGCGCGTGACGACGCCCGAGGCGATGGACGTCGTCCGCATGGTGCTGACCGGTCAGGTGTCGCGCGAGCTGGTGGGCCTGCTCAACGCGCACGGCCCGCACGCGGTGGGCCTGTCGGGGGAGGACGGCGGCCTGTTCCAGGCGCGCCGGCGCAGCGCGGTGGTCGACGGCCAGGAGGTCGATGTCGGCCTCGTCGGCGACGTCGTGCACGTCAATCCCGGCGCGGTCCTCGACCTGCTCGACTCCCGGCGCATCCCCGTCGTCTCCACGGTCGCCCCCGACGTCGACGACCCCACCCAGGTGCTGAACGTCAACGCGGACACCGCGGCCGCCGCGCTCGCGGTCGCGCTCGGCGCGCGCAAGCTCATCGTCCTCACGGACGTGGAGGGCCTGTACACCGACTGGCCCGACCGGTCGTCGCTGGTCCGGCGCATCCGCGCGTCGACGCTCGCCGAGCTGCTCCCGCGCCTGGACGCCGGGATGCGCCCGAAGATGGAGGCCTGCTGGCGCGCCGTCGAGGGCGGCGTGCCCCGTGCCCACGTCATCGACGGCCGGGCGCCCCACTCGGTCCTCGTCGAGGTGTTCACGTCCGACGGCATCGGCACGATGGTCCTGCCCGACGTCGAGCCCGCCGACGCCCCCTTCACCACACCCGTCCCCGCGGTGGCCCCGCGGCCCGCCCCGGGAGCCTGA
- a CDS encoding acetylornithine transaminase: protein MTTTGTPDAPHEATPPTDPPTGGGHAPAEAGGHLARHRGPGPDEALPLPPADGSVAQWTDRYTHAVMDTFGPPQRVLVRGEGPYVWDADGRRYLDLLGGIAVNSLGHAHPTLTAAVSAQLGTLGHVSNFFASPTQITLAERLVELAQAPTGSRVFFTNSGTEANEAAFKLARRHSAGARPRVLALEGSFHGRTMGALALTHKAAYREPFEPLPAGVEFLPFGDADALRAAFATDGDQVAALVVEPIQGEAGVRPLPPGWLALARELTHEHGALLVLDEVQTGMGRTGRWFAHHHPHLGGGVVPDAVTVAKGLGGGFPVGALIAFGPHVAGLLGRGQHGTTFGGNPVAAAAALATIGVVERDGLLAHVRDLGARLRERLRTTGSPLVREVRGEGLLVAVELTAPVAAVVAARALDAGTIVNPCTPTTLRLAPPYVLTDEQVQPFVDLVAALPADLAVPEETR, encoded by the coding sequence ATGACGACGACGGGAACACCCGACGCCCCGCACGAGGCCACGCCGCCGACCGACCCGCCCACCGGCGGCGGGCACGCCCCGGCGGAGGCGGGCGGCCACCTGGCCCGGCACCGCGGCCCCGGCCCGGACGAGGCCCTCCCGCTGCCGCCCGCCGACGGGTCCGTGGCGCAGTGGACCGACCGCTACACGCACGCGGTCATGGACACCTTCGGCCCCCCGCAGCGTGTCCTCGTGCGCGGCGAGGGCCCGTACGTCTGGGACGCCGACGGCCGCCGCTACCTCGACCTGCTCGGCGGGATCGCGGTCAACTCCCTCGGGCACGCGCACCCGACGCTGACGGCCGCGGTCAGCGCCCAGCTCGGCACCCTGGGCCACGTCTCGAACTTCTTCGCCAGCCCGACCCAGATCACGCTGGCCGAGCGTCTCGTGGAGCTCGCCCAGGCGCCCACGGGCTCGCGGGTGTTCTTCACCAACTCGGGCACCGAGGCCAACGAGGCGGCCTTCAAGCTCGCCCGCCGCCACTCCGCCGGCGCCCGGCCCCGGGTCCTGGCGCTGGAGGGGTCGTTCCACGGCCGCACGATGGGTGCGCTCGCCCTGACGCACAAGGCCGCGTACCGGGAGCCGTTCGAGCCGCTGCCCGCCGGGGTGGAGTTCCTGCCGTTCGGCGACGCCGACGCGCTGCGGGCGGCGTTCGCCACCGACGGCGACCAGGTCGCGGCGCTCGTCGTCGAGCCGATCCAGGGCGAGGCCGGCGTGCGCCCGCTCCCCCCGGGGTGGCTCGCCCTGGCCCGCGAGCTCACGCACGAGCACGGCGCCCTGCTGGTGCTGGACGAGGTCCAGACGGGCATGGGGCGCACCGGACGCTGGTTCGCCCACCACCACCCGCACCTGGGTGGCGGGGTCGTCCCCGACGCCGTCACGGTCGCGAAGGGCCTCGGCGGCGGCTTCCCCGTCGGTGCCCTCATCGCCTTCGGCCCGCACGTCGCGGGCCTGCTGGGCCGGGGCCAGCACGGCACCACGTTCGGCGGCAACCCCGTCGCCGCCGCGGCCGCGCTGGCGACGATCGGCGTCGTGGAGCGGGACGGTCTGCTCGCCCACGTGCGCGACCTCGGCGCACGCCTGCGGGAGCGTCTGCGCACCACGGGGAGCCCCCTGGTCCGTGAGGTGCGCGGCGAGGGGCTGCTCGTCGCCGTCGAGCTGACCGCCCCGGTCGCCGCCGTGGTCGCGGCCCGCGCCCTGGACGCCGGCACGATCGTCAACCCGTGCACCCCGACCACGCTGCGCCTGGCCCCGCCCTACGTCCTCACCGACGAGCAGGTCCAGCCGTTCGTCGACCTGGTCGCGGCCCTGCCCGCGGACCTCGCCGTGCCCGAGGAGACCCGATGA
- the argF gene encoding ornithine carbamoyltransferase — protein sequence MTRHFLRDDDLSPAEQREVLELALAFRDDRFIRTPLAGPRAVAVIFDKPTLRTQVSFATGIAELGGFPLTVDGTLARIGVRESVADTARVLGRQAAAVVWRTHAQARIEEMAAHAGVPVVNALTDDFHPCQVLADLTTVAQHRGGVAALAGTTLAFVGDGANNMAHSYLLGGATAGLHVRVGCPVGAAPDPAVVTRAAEVAATTGGSVRVVHDLAGAVAGADVVATDTWVSMGQEDVGPEREAQLVPFRLDAAALALAAPDALVLHCLPAYRGKEITAEVLDGPQSVVWDEAENRLHAQKALLSFLLERR from the coding sequence ATGACCCGCCACTTCCTGCGCGACGACGACCTGAGCCCGGCCGAGCAGCGGGAGGTCCTCGAGCTCGCCCTGGCGTTCCGCGACGACCGCTTCATCCGGACGCCCCTGGCCGGGCCGCGGGCCGTCGCGGTGATCTTCGACAAGCCGACCCTGCGCACCCAGGTGAGCTTCGCGACGGGCATCGCCGAGCTCGGCGGGTTCCCGCTCACGGTGGACGGCACCCTGGCCCGCATCGGCGTGCGCGAGTCCGTCGCCGACACCGCCCGGGTCCTCGGGCGGCAGGCGGCAGCGGTGGTGTGGCGCACCCACGCGCAGGCGCGCATCGAGGAGATGGCCGCCCACGCGGGCGTCCCCGTCGTCAACGCGCTCACGGACGACTTCCACCCGTGCCAGGTCCTCGCCGACCTCACCACGGTCGCCCAGCACCGCGGGGGCGTCGCCGCGCTCGCGGGCACCACGCTGGCCTTCGTCGGCGACGGCGCCAACAACATGGCCCACTCGTACCTGCTCGGCGGTGCCACGGCGGGCCTGCACGTGCGCGTGGGCTGCCCGGTCGGCGCGGCACCCGACCCGGCGGTCGTGACGCGCGCGGCCGAGGTCGCGGCGACGACCGGCGGCTCGGTCCGCGTCGTGCACGACCTGGCCGGGGCCGTCGCCGGCGCGGACGTCGTGGCCACGGACACGTGGGTCTCGATGGGTCAGGAGGACGTCGGGCCCGAGCGGGAGGCGCAGCTCGTCCCGTTCCGCCTCGACGCCGCGGCCCTGGCGCTGGCGGCCCCGGACGCCCTGGTCCTGCACTGCCTGCCCGCGTACCGCGGCAAGGAGATCACCGCCGAGGTCCTCGACGGCCCGCAGTCGGTCGTCTGGGACGAGGCAGAGAACCGCCTGCACGCCCAGAAGGCGCTGCTGTCGTTCCTGCTGGAGCGACGATGA
- a CDS encoding arginine repressor translates to MTTGTGAVPSTKAARHALIRALLHRGAVHSQGELADLLAEEGVNVTQATLSRDLVELRAVKIRTPAGALAYAVPGEGGDRTPTTSDPEQLAARLARLCAELLVTAEASGNLVVLRTPPGAAQFLASAIDHSILPQVLGTIAGDDTVLVICRAPDGGDAVADRFLALAGEG, encoded by the coding sequence ATGACCACCGGGACGGGCGCGGTCCCGTCGACCAAGGCGGCCCGCCACGCGCTGATCCGTGCGCTGCTGCACCGCGGCGCGGTGCACTCCCAGGGCGAGCTCGCCGACCTCCTCGCCGAGGAGGGCGTCAACGTCACGCAGGCCACGCTCAGCCGCGACCTCGTGGAGCTGCGCGCGGTGAAGATCCGCACCCCGGCCGGAGCCCTCGCGTACGCCGTGCCGGGGGAGGGCGGCGACCGCACGCCCACGACGTCCGACCCCGAGCAGCTCGCGGCCCGCCTGGCCCGCCTGTGCGCCGAGCTGCTCGTGACGGCCGAGGCCTCGGGCAACCTCGTCGTGCTGCGCACCCCGCCCGGGGCCGCGCAGTTCCTCGCGTCGGCCATCGACCACTCGATCCTCCCGCAGGTCCTCGGCACGATCGCCGGCGACGACACGGTCCTGGTGATCTGCCGCGCGCCGGACGGCGGCGACGCGGTCGCGGACCGCTTCCTCGCGCTCGCCGGCGAGGGCTGA
- a CDS encoding argininosuccinate synthase, translated as MTERVVLAYSGGLDTSVAIGWIAEATGAEVIAVAVDVGQGGEDLEVIRRRALDCGAVEAYVADARDEFATEYCMPALKANGLYLDRYPLVSALSRPVIVKHLVRAARQFGATTVAHGCTGKGNDQVRFEVGITSLAPDLKCLAPVRDLALTRDKAIEYAEKHRLPIATTKHNPFSIDQNVWGRAVETGFLEDIWNGPTKDVYTYTDDPTFPPVADEVVVTFEQGVPVALDGVAVTPLQAIQEMNRRAGAQGVGRIDIVEDRLVGIKSREVYEAPGAIALIAAHQELENVTVEREQARFKRQVEQRWTELVYDGQWFSPLKRSLDVFVEDTQRYVSGDVRLVLHGGRATVTGRRSDASLYDFNLATYDTGDTFDQSAARGFIEIYGLSSKLAAARDVTFGNAPDLGPAGGLTGA; from the coding sequence ATGACCGAACGCGTCGTCCTCGCCTACTCCGGCGGTCTGGACACCTCGGTGGCCATCGGCTGGATCGCCGAGGCCACCGGTGCCGAGGTGATCGCCGTGGCGGTCGACGTCGGCCAGGGCGGGGAGGACCTCGAGGTCATCCGCCGCCGCGCGCTCGACTGCGGCGCCGTCGAGGCCTACGTGGCCGACGCGCGCGACGAGTTCGCGACCGAGTACTGCATGCCCGCCCTCAAGGCCAACGGGCTGTACCTCGACCGGTACCCGCTCGTCTCGGCGCTGTCGCGTCCGGTCATCGTCAAGCACCTCGTGCGCGCCGCCCGCCAGTTCGGCGCGACGACCGTCGCGCACGGCTGCACCGGCAAGGGCAACGACCAGGTGCGGTTCGAGGTCGGCATCACCTCCCTCGCGCCCGACCTGAAGTGCCTGGCGCCCGTGCGCGACCTCGCGCTGACCCGCGACAAGGCGATCGAGTACGCCGAGAAGCACCGGCTGCCCATCGCCACGACGAAGCACAACCCGTTCTCGATCGACCAGAACGTGTGGGGCCGCGCGGTCGAGACCGGCTTCCTCGAGGACATCTGGAACGGCCCGACCAAGGACGTCTACACGTACACGGACGACCCGACGTTCCCGCCGGTCGCCGACGAGGTCGTCGTCACGTTCGAGCAGGGCGTGCCCGTGGCGCTCGACGGCGTGGCCGTGACGCCGCTGCAGGCGATCCAGGAGATGAACCGGCGCGCCGGCGCCCAGGGCGTCGGCCGCATCGACATCGTCGAGGACCGCCTCGTCGGCATCAAGTCCCGCGAGGTCTACGAGGCTCCCGGCGCGATCGCCCTGATCGCCGCGCACCAGGAGCTCGAGAACGTCACCGTCGAGCGCGAGCAGGCGCGGTTCAAGCGCCAGGTCGAGCAGCGCTGGACCGAGCTGGTCTACGACGGCCAGTGGTTCAGCCCGCTCAAGCGCTCCCTCGACGTGTTCGTCGAGGACACCCAGCGCTACGTCTCCGGCGACGTGCGTCTCGTGCTGCACGGCGGGCGGGCGACCGTCACCGGCCGCCGCTCGGACGCGAGCCTGTACGACTTCAACCTCGCGACGTACGACACGGGCGACACGTTCGACCAGTCGGCCGCGCGCGGCTTCATCGAGATCTACGGCCTGAGCTCGAAGCTGGCCGCCGCCCGCGACGTGACCTTCGGCAACGCCCCCGACCTGGGCCCGGCCGGCGGCCTGACGGGCGCCTGA
- the argH gene encoding argininosuccinate lyase, translating to MTAAGEQGAAGADGATGGPLALWGGRFASGPAAALADLSRSTHFDWRLADDDVSGSVAHAHVLHAAGLLTDDEVTRMVDALERLRADVASGAFGPTPDDEDVHTALERGLLERAGVDLGGKLRAGRSRNDQIATLVRMYLRRQARVLSAMVLDVVDALVAQAEAAGDAPVPGRTHLQHAQPVLLAHHLLAHAWPLLRDVERWADWDRRAAVSPYGSGALAGSSLGLDPAAVAAELGFDGPVENSIDGTAARDVVAEFAFVAAMVGVDLSRLAEEVVLWATKEFGFVRLHDAYSTGSSIMPQKKNPDVAELARGKAGRLIGDLTGLLATLKGLPLAYNRDLQEDKEPVFDQVDQLTVLLPAFAGMVATLTFDTDRMAALAPQGFSLATDVAEWLVREGVPFRVAHEVAGACVRACEEHEPPLELWDLTDEQLVAISPHLTPAVRAVLTVEGSLASRSAHGGTAPVRVAEQLARARARAAQLRATRTA from the coding sequence GTGACCGCGGCGGGGGAGCAGGGCGCGGCAGGCGCCGACGGTGCGACGGGCGGCCCTCTGGCCCTGTGGGGCGGGCGCTTCGCGTCCGGCCCCGCCGCGGCCCTGGCGGACCTGTCCCGGTCGACGCACTTCGACTGGCGGCTGGCGGACGACGACGTCAGCGGCTCGGTCGCGCACGCGCACGTGCTGCACGCGGCCGGTCTGCTGACCGACGACGAGGTCACGCGCATGGTCGACGCGCTCGAGCGGCTGCGGGCCGACGTGGCGTCGGGCGCGTTCGGTCCCACCCCGGACGACGAGGACGTGCACACCGCCCTCGAGCGCGGGCTGCTCGAGCGCGCGGGCGTCGACCTCGGCGGCAAGCTGCGGGCGGGACGCTCGCGCAACGACCAGATCGCCACGCTGGTGCGCATGTACCTGCGCCGGCAGGCGCGCGTGCTGTCGGCGATGGTGCTCGACGTCGTCGACGCCCTGGTCGCCCAGGCAGAGGCTGCGGGCGACGCCCCGGTCCCCGGCCGCACCCACCTGCAGCACGCCCAGCCGGTCCTGCTCGCCCACCACCTGCTCGCGCACGCGTGGCCCCTGCTGCGCGACGTCGAGCGCTGGGCCGACTGGGACCGCCGCGCCGCGGTGTCGCCGTACGGCTCGGGCGCGCTGGCGGGCTCGTCGCTGGGCCTGGACCCGGCCGCGGTGGCCGCCGAGCTCGGTTTCGACGGCCCGGTAGAGAACTCGATCGACGGCACGGCCGCCCGCGACGTGGTCGCGGAGTTCGCGTTCGTCGCGGCGATGGTCGGGGTCGACCTCTCGCGGCTGGCCGAGGAGGTCGTGCTGTGGGCGACCAAGGAGTTCGGCTTCGTGCGGCTGCACGACGCGTACTCCACGGGGTCGAGCATCATGCCGCAGAAGAAGAACCCGGACGTCGCCGAGCTTGCCCGCGGCAAGGCCGGCCGGCTCATCGGCGACCTCACGGGCCTGCTGGCCACGCTCAAGGGCCTGCCGCTCGCGTACAACCGCGACCTGCAGGAGGACAAGGAGCCGGTCTTCGACCAGGTCGACCAGCTCACGGTCCTGCTGCCCGCCTTCGCCGGGATGGTCGCGACCCTGACGTTCGACACCGACCGCATGGCCGCCCTGGCGCCGCAGGGGTTCTCCCTGGCGACGGACGTCGCGGAGTGGCTGGTCCGCGAGGGTGTGCCGTTCCGCGTCGCCCACGAGGTGGCCGGTGCGTGCGTGCGCGCGTGCGAGGAGCACGAGCCGCCCCTCGAGCTGTGGGACCTGACGGACGAGCAGCTGGTGGCGATCTCCCCGCACCTGACCCCTGCGGTGCGCGCCGTCCTGACGGTCGAGGGCTCGCTGGCCTCGCGGTCCGCGCACGGCGGCACGGCCCCGGTGCGTGTGGCCGAGCAGCTGGCACGTGCCCGCGCCCGGGCCGCGCAGCTGCGCGCGACCCGGACGGCCTGA